One Nicotiana tomentosiformis chromosome 1, ASM39032v3, whole genome shotgun sequence genomic window, GTGCAAATCAACCCAGAAAATATTCCACCTTCTGTCTTCATCTTGTGGTTGTAAAATAAGCTTTGAGGTGAGATGGTTCCTTCTGATCAGGAGTAGTAGGCCGTTGTGAGTAAATGCCAGAACAAGTTGGTCTCACTGAAATGTAGAACATGGTCTGGTCTTCTTCGACGCAATGGCCATTATAATTGTTTCACCAAGACACCAACACAAGCTCGAATTCCCTCTTCCAAGTTTAATTCAACGTATTAGGACAATCCAAATCGAGAGCTCTTCAATATCATTGGTGAGGCGACAAAAGCAGCAGAAGAATGAAAAAAGAAGATTACCAAGTACTCATTTTGATATGCTGACAGTGTAGGAAGGTTGGAGAGTGCGAGTCCATCCAAATGTTGGGTGATATATTGTTAAGGCATgatatttcctttttttttttagtcTGACAAAGGAAATTGAGGTAGTAGAATTCAACAATTATTTCAAGCGTACTTTGGTCCTCAAGGTCAACAACAAAGAAATTACAGccgttctattttttttttttttttgggtgccTAAAACCGGAACAAAATGTCAAAGGATACGACCTCAAAAACATATCTACTCGAAAATTGTTGATATCCAGAATACATTATCAAATTGTGAATTAGACCTACAGgtttgagaatgctaaatatcTAAGGGATACAAATGCAGTGTATAGCAGCACGTTATCACTCAGCTTTTCTGCCGACCGACCAACAAACGGTTTTCTGGAGAGATATTTGACTGAACATACTTGACAAGCTCACATTCAAGTCCATGTTCCTTGAGCCACATAAACCTCCCAACATCTATAATATCCTTACACATCAACCCTACGACGGCTCTATCCACAGCCTTCATATCTTTCACCATGTCTCTGACTTCATATGTATTTAGATCAGATTCTACATGCTCATTTTCCCTGTGAACCACATGTAGAGGAAATAACTTATAACAGAGTCATTTTAGGAGCAAGAGAAGAGAAAATGTGGTAAGTAAAGAAACCTCTGAGGTCTGAATAATAGAAAGACCATACCTGATCTGTAGATCAAAAGACCAATCAGTGCCACTAAGGTCTGAACCATGATCTGCATCGACGGCCCAGCTGGTAAACCATGTCATGGCATTGAAATCATCCTTGCTGATTCCCGAATTCAACATATATTGCTTATCTGCGGTAGGTATCATTCATGAATTTCGGTAAGTCACAAAGTTATGCTAATGAAAGAACATTTTCTAGGAGAAACTAGAACGGAGTCAAAACTGATATGTGCAACAGAAAGTAGCATGAGATGAGAGCGGGCAGAAGGCAGATTACTTATGTAATGCTTCCACTGACAAAGATGATGACAGCATGTAGCTATAGCTAGGCCGATCATGTGGCAAGTCGATTCAGAAGGAGAATCATCACATTGTTCCCCGATGCAACATCTTAAAGTCATATCTGCATCAAATTGCTTATTGTATTAGTTCATAAAGTAAAACTGGCCTGAAGAAGAATCAAATCCACTGTGTAAAGGCATGGTCTATGTTCTTTTTCTTATAGCAGATAGAAAAGAAGTACCTGTAGCAGGCCCACAAAGATGTTTACCAATTGCCAGATAAGGAACTCCTTGTAAACTTTCAACATCATCCAATTTTAGGTCCTCAACTGCAAAAAGTTAAAACCCGTTAATTCAAAGTAATAGAGGAAGGTGTTCATCCAGTGAGTCAGGGCGACATGATTAATTTAAGTCTTTTTCATCCTTGTATGATGATAGCTATTTTACTTTCTTGTCAGATCCATGGCTTTCATTTGGGGTTCTGAAATCTATCACTACATATTCCATTGCATAGACATATGGGAATGACCTAGTGAAGCTGGCAAGATGAGTAAATGGGTGATAGACGAGTAGTTATCTATCTGCTGACCttaatgcccccccccccccaaaaccccccacccccccacacacacacaaagcAAGATCGCAGCAGTCAATAATTTGACAGGAAGTTACATAAATTTATCCTATTAGAACACGAATTATCCAGTTAACTAGCATATGAAACTGCAACAAAAATGGTTTTCTAAAGAGAAATAATTCTGTGCATGTCATATATGTATCCTACGAAACCACCCCAACTCTAAACACAAGAACCGAAATCCTTGCAGAGGATCAAATGCACCAACAACTTGAAGCAAAAATGGCATAAATACTGCAAATATAAGCTACAATTTAGTGAACCAATGATACTACATACACATCACAGCTTGATGACAGCTGGACTCTTTGCTCAAGCCTAAGAACACCTCAGTGTTGCAAGCAAATCATACACATTAGTGACATTACATCATCTTGTATACCAAAGAACACCCACAATCATATGTATTTGTCTGTGAATCATCCAGCATAATGCAAcataacttttttttttataaggtgAATTGCAGCATAACAACACTCTTTCTAGTCTAATACCTAGTAATAATAATATACCAAATCTAAGAGCTAATGATAGATGCAATCATTGCAAAAgtggaaaggaaaaaaaaaaaactcacggCAACTTGACATCTAATCATATAGCATGGCCAGTGAATCAGAAGAAAACTAACATGACATCAAAATAGAGAATCcggagccaaaaaaaaaaaaaaaaaaaaaaaaaaacagttcaGAACGAAGaaagggttaatttttttatcagATAAAGTAAAAGGTTAATAAGGCCCTTACAGTCAATTCTCAACCGCTCTAGTGTAACACTCTCTTTCTGTCGCAGACTCCGATCAGCCTATACATAATctatatgtatttaagattatccaagttgcggctaagtcgttgaaactagaacttgtgaaatatatatcgaaaggcttggtagtaatgttgttggttagtggactgttttgggaggctcaatatgattattgttgatgttgtttgggatgtttggtgattgtattaacttgtgggaagtcatataaatagggtaggttctgtccgtttcatcgtaaaataggttgcggtcgatacataatagttacgacgcttaaacgctaacgatagtgtcatttctcttattatagactaaggagtcgtgacattttcatagcttgaggttgggaagtatatacaaggtatgtgagtctatccccttcattcttttgcacgactccgattgtacataatgtaatgcacgagcttccaaagatactctactcttagaagctagcagtaattacattgttgcccttcttatggaacgattgatgttgatgtgACTTCTCTTATTCATATGTTATCAATATTGTTGGTCCATCCTGATACTTATaatattcttgatgaagagttaatcctaatgaCATCTAcggaggataccgaccttacgtcactccgaaaggttcaaaatgtgattccaatgagtccaacacgcatcatatatatgtatctattttactctaccaagccgcgctatagtcggccgggtatggtaACTATTGTGCAACCATTTattagttgggttttaccgagctccacgtggtcgAGTACGATTCTACtgagccttatgatggccgggtacattttaccgaaCCTATTACgaccgggtacgatatgatgatgatgattcccacataggcgtatgttttaaaagtttatgtatatatatgtatgtatcatgcattttatgtcagtagccctcagaggtacccagatgtcacaggttgtatattctttatccctgtttacattactgttcttacttatggtttcttgccttacatactcagtactttattcgtactgacgtcctttttatttgtggacgctgcatgtcatgctgcaaGTCCTGATAAACgcgtagacgcagctcccccactaCAGTAGGCtacccagttcagcggttattggcgagatgcCTTCTCCGGACTTGCTGTGGTCTTGATATGCATTTttattatagacattatgggtatgttggGGCCCTGTTACGGCAATGTTGCatcacttatgttcctttagaggctcatagataggtgtcgactcatgtatggtttggaatgccttgtcggatCATTTTTGTTATATAGTCTTTTATGGCAgtatggtagctcgtaccttatttATAGTTTCTTGACTGTCGTGTCGTCCcatgttatatatgttcatgccattatctttcattgttggatgttcatgatccatgtctaccatttatattgatctcgttggcccttaaagataataaggaagtttagataaaatgtacattggtgcttgacaagtatggcccgggtgctagtcatgaccctccagttgggtcatgacatatttgacatgtaggcatagagatgtattatTTCTCATGCTAGCTGATAAATGAAATGTTCTTATCAGTGTTGGGCTTtaattgttatacttgaaagcatgtctaaaatCCTGTAATGTGAACGACCTGATTATGATAATTCCTTTGAGTTACTTATTGTTACTGTCATTATTATATATGTGCTGTCATTAATATTGGTTTCTAATTGTCTTCTTCTGAGCCCGTCACTTCTTTAAGCCCAAGGTTAGTTccgttacttattgagtacatggggtcgggtgtactcatactacactctgcacttcgtgtgcagatccatatatATCTGGATGTGGTGATTGCTAGAGCCGCATTGGTACCAGTATTCGAGAGATTTCGAGGTAGATGTTATGTCGTCCACAGACCTTGATGGTATTAAGTTGCTTTGACTAGATTAGAGTCactcagaggccgattcgcgaggcaaagattttttggagtattgacctgcacgttttgaggtaagtaacatttctaaacttggagttgagggtactTATCCCTGGGAACCATGTTGTTTTTGATGTGTTGGGGTGATACACATGctgtgtgtgggcgtgcacaagTGTAATCATGatccgggttgacttttggaaTATGTTACTATCATACCTTGTTTTATGTGTGTTTTCCATACTTGTTAGATTtattgagctatgattcatgctagaaatcatatttaggatATGTGATTATTTGTTTGAGACTTAATGAggctatttctgttgttttggATTATCTAACTTTACTAATTATACACTCAGTCATAattattcatttgcatatcatgtCTCGGTCTGTGTTCATCATTCATTATTACATCGTATGTTGTTATTGGTTTTCCATATGTGGTGTTGTTGGGATGCGTGATATGAGATTGTGAActcttgagacttgagaggttgataaCTGAGGAGGGCCTTAAAGCCGTGTTAAGAGTgttatatggatcaggttgcatgccgcagca contains:
- the LOC104120316 gene encoding uncharacterized protein, with protein sequence MVDMDHEHPTMKDNGMNIYNMGRHDSQETINKADRSLRQKESVTLERLRIDFEDLKLDDVESLQGVPYLAIGKHLCGPATDMTLRCCIGEQCDDSPSESTCHMIGLAIATCCHHLCQWKHYINKQYMLNSGISKDDFNAMTWFTSWAVDADHGSDLSGTDWSFDLQIRENEHVESDLNTYEVRDMVKDMKAVDRAVVGLMCKDIIDVGRFMWLKEHGLECELVKYVQSNISPENRLLVGRQKS